The Candidatus Zixiibacteriota bacterium genome contains the following window.
AAGAACCTGGGGGAAGCGATCGACCTCACCAACGCGTTCCTTGACGAGAAGAGGGCAGAACCGTATAAGCTGCTTAGTTCGGAGACCGCGGTGTCGATTCCCATTCTGCTGGCGCGCGAGGTCAAGCAGGCGCTATCAAGGAAGGGAACCGAAGGAACCACGCGGGTCGTGTTGTTTTACCAGATGGAGAAAATGCTGCCGTCATCGGCCGATGCGCTCCTGAAGCTCATCGAGGAACCGTCACCTGACACAGTGATCATATTGACGGCCGAGCGGCCGGAGTCGCTGCTGCCCACTATTCAGTCACGGGCGCAGAAAATAAAACTTGGTCGGGTACCTGAACAGGTGACAGCCTCGTATCTGCGCGAGCATTACAAAGTAAGCGACACGCGAGCCAGGCTCCTGGCGCGCCTGTCGGAAGGGGTGCTTGGGCAGGCAATCGAATTGGCTTCGGTCGAAGAAGATGAAGAGTTGTCGCGTCGGGCGGTCGGTTTTCTGTTGTTCAAATCTCTGTTTGTCGACCGGAATCCGGAAACGATCGGCCATTTGGTGGAATTGCTGGAACGAAGCGGCCGGAGTGAAGCCGAGGAACTCCTGCGGCTCTGGCAGTCGCTGGTTCGTGATTGTGTATATTATGCCGTCACCGGCAGCGATGCGGAGTTTGTCAATGTGGATTTTGGCTCGGACCTGGTCAAGTTCGCACGGTCGTTTGACGATCCGAAGGTGGCGGTAGCGATGACCGACCGAATCAAGAATACCCTTGCCGATCTTCGCCGCAACGTGCATATTCAGTCCGCCTTAGTGTCGCTCTCACTTAGACTTAAGGCTGATCTGCAGGTGTCCGGGTAAGACGCTCACGCAAGGACAGTCATGGCTGAATTGTATCTGGTTGAATTCAAGGGCTCCCGAAAAGAGTACTTCTATAACTCGTACCACCATGCGCTAAAGGCGCAGGAACACGTCATCGTGCAAGCCGATCAGGGGGAGGACATCGGCGTGCTCATGAAGCGGATCGATGCGCACATCGATTTCGCGGATGCTGCCCGCCCCCGGTCGATCCTTCGGCCGGCGGGCCGTGAGGATCGGCTGCACCTGGATGACCTGCGCAAAAAGGAAGCGCAGTACAAGAAGGAAATCCTCGTTCTTATTCGTAAGCACGGTCTGGTCATGAAAGTCGTGGATTGTGAATGTCAGTTCGACGGCAACAAGATCACGTTTTTCTTTACCGCCGAACACCGGGTGGACTTCCGGGCGCTCGTGCGCGACCTTGCCTCGCGATACCGCACGCGAATTGAACTCCGTCAAATCGGTGTCCGCGATGAAGCGCGCCGGCTTGATGGATATGGCATATGCGGGCGGCGTCAGTGCTGTAATACGTTCATCCGGGATTTTGCGCCGATCTCGACCGCGCATGCGCGCGAACAGGATCTGTCGCTCAATCCATCAAAGATCTCCGGCAACTGCGGGCGACTACTCTGCTGCCTGCGATATGAGGTCGACATGTATTCTTCGGCGAAACGCGCCTTTCCGGCGGTCGGAATGATGGTGGTGACCAAACAAGGGCCCGGGATCCTCCAGCGAGTCGATATCTTTCAACAGGAGGCGATCCTCATGGCTGAAGACGGCAGCGTATTCCGCGCCAAGGCGGCCGATATTCTGAGCGCGTTCAAGCCGCAGGCAGGTGAGACAGCTGCGGTCAAACCTGCCCCCAGCGCGATCACCGAAGATGAGACCGCAGCGGGAACCACCCAGGACGAGTTGAGCAAGCTGGACGAACCTGAGAGCCTTCAACCGTGACCTTTCGTAAGGAGCCATGACATGCCCCGTCCTTTCTACATAACGACACCTATCTATTACGTCAACGACAAGCCGCATATCGGCCACGCCTATACGACGATCGCCGCCGATATGATCGCACGGTTTCACCGGATGGCCGGGCGGGAGGCGTTCTTTCTGACCGGCACCGATGAGCATGGCACGAAGGTGGCCGAGGCTGCACGCGAGGTCGGGCTTTCGGAGCAGGAGTTCTGCGACCGGACGGTCGAGACGTTCAAGTCTGCCTGGAAGAACCTGGGTATCAAGTACGATTATTTCATCCGTACGACCTCCGAGCGCCACAAGGTGGCGGTAAGCAAGTTTCTGGATGCAATGCGGGGGGCGAAGACCGAGGACGGTCGGGCGGTGGTCTATTCCGGATATTACGAGGGGCTGTACTGCACCGGGTGTGAGAAGTTCCTGACCGAAAAGGAGCTAGTGGACGGACTTTGCCCGTATCATCGGCGCCCGCCTGAGAAACTGCGCGAGAAGAATTATTTCTTTCGCCTGACAGCCTTTGCGGAGAGGATCAAAGCGAAGGTCGAATCGGGCGACCTTAACATTCTTCCCGAGGAGCGTCGGCGTGAAGTGCTTGGGTTGATCGGCCAGGACCTGCCGGACTTCTCGTTGTCGCGTGAACGGGTGAAGTGGGGGATCCCGCTTTCCTTCGACAAAAGCCAGGTGGCCTACGTGTGGGTCGATGCTCTGTCCAACTATATCTCGGCGATCGGTTATGGTGACGATGAGGCGACGTTCGACAAATGGTGGAACGAGGCAGAAGTGGTTCACCTGATGGCCAAGGATATCCTCAAGTTCCATTGCTTGTACTGGCCCGCCATGTTGATGGCCGCCGGTGTGAAGCTCCCCGACGCCATATTCCTGCACGGTTTTTTCACCGTGGACGGCGAGAAGATGTCCAAATCACTGGGGAACATGATCGATCCGAACGACATGGTGGCGCAGTTCGGACCGGACGGCACGCGGTATTTGCTCCTGACGCAGTATCCGTTCGGGATCGACGGTGACGTGCAAGCAAAGCGATTCGTGTCACAATACAATTCGGATCTGGCGAACGATCTCGGGAATCTGGCGTCGCGAGTGGGCAAGATGATCATGACCAATTTCGGCGGCAAACTGCCGGCTCCCTCGCGGGATATCGACGGGCTCGATCAGCTTATGCTGCTGGCCGACCAGGCCCCTACCAGCGCGTATGGTCATATCAAACATTTTCGCCTGACGAATGCGATTGCCGATGCCATGAACCTGGTCAAAGCTGCCAACAAGTTCTTCAACGACACCGCCCCGTGGACACTGTCGAAAAACGGACAGAGTGAGCGGCAAGGAGGCATTCTATATGCCTGTGCCGAAGTGATTCGGATCGTGTCGATCATGCTCTACCCCGTCATGCCGAAGAAAATGCGGGAGCTGCGTACGGCGTATGGCCTCACTGATGCCACCCTCTCGCTTGACAATGCCCGCCAGTTCTTCGTGCTGGAGCCGGGGACACCAGTGCAGGTCGAGCAGGCGGTCTTTCCTCGCTTGAATGCGCCCGACGCCTCGGTGCCGCAGCCAAAACAGGCGGCGGCCGCTTCCGTACCCGCGGCAAGTGAGCCCGGTTTATTAGATATCACGGATTTCGCCAAAGCGGATCTGCGAGTTGCAACTGTCCTGGCTGCCGAACGCGTGACCGGCGCCAACAAGCTGCTGCGACTCCAGATCGACTTGGGTTCGGAGAAACGCCAGATCGTGGCGGGAGTGGCGGAGTACTACGCTCCGGAGAAGATGGTCGGGCGGAAGATCGTCGTCGTGACCAATCTCAAGCCGGCGGTGATTCGCGGCGTGGAATCCCGTGGTATGCTGCTGGCAGCCAAAGCAGGAGCTAATCTGTTTCTGCTCACGCCCGATGGCGACCTGCCTCCCGGCGCCAAAGTCAGTTAATGATCGATTCGCATTGCCATCTGGACAGCAGCAAATTCGGCGGGCGCGACGACGAATTGGTTCGTGAGGCGAACCAGGTCGGAGTGCACACGATAGTAAATATCGGTGCCGATCTGCCGTCGTCGCGCACATCGGTCGAGTTGGCCGACAGGTTTCCTTCGGTCTATGCCGCAGTCGGTATCCACCCGCATGATGCGACAACCTGCTCTGACTCGGCTATCAGTGAGTTGGAGCAACTGGCTGCCACCAGGAAAGTGGTTGCAGTGGGAGAGATCGGCCTGGACTATTACCGGGACTTGTCACCGCGACCGGTTCAGAAGCGGGCGTTCCAGATGCAACTGGAACTGGCGGTCGCGCTGCACAAGCCGGTTGTCGTTCATACCCGCGAAGCGTTTGCCGAGACCGTAGAGATAATCGGGCATTATGCTGCCAGGCTTCCGGGTGCCGTCTTTCATTGTTTCCCCGGTGACATCCAGGACGCGCAACGGGTTTTCGACCTAGGGTTTGTAATCTCGGTCGGAGGCGTCATTACATACAAGAATTCGCGGATGGCAAAGGTGGCCGCCGAAGTCCCGCTCGACAAAATAATGCTTGAGACCGATGCTCCGTATCTCACGCCGGAACCGTACCGGGGTGAGATCAATAAGCCGGCCTATGTGCGACTCGTCTGTGAAAAGCTGGCTCAGCTGCGCGGTAGCAGCATCGCCGAGGTCGAAAAGATTACTGATCGAACCAGCCAGAAACTGTATCGCCTGGTCGATCTGTTCGGAGAGTGACCGATGTCACCATATCGGGCCAAAAAGCGCTTCGGGCAGCATTTCCTGAAATCCGACAAGGTCGTAGCGAGTATTCTGGAAACGCTTACTCCCAAGCCGGGTGACACGGTGGTTGAGATTGGGCCGGGAAGGGGAACTCTGACTGTTCCGCTTGCAAAGCTGGGTGCCAATGTCATAGCGGTCGAGTTCGACCGGGAGCTGGTTCCGTATTTGAAGAAACTGGTGATGGGAGCGGACAATATAGAGATTATCCATTCCGATTTCCTCAAATTCGACCCGCTGCAACGAGGACTGACAAAGTTCCATTTACTTGGGAACATCCCCTACAATATCACGTCTTCGGTGATCGACTGGTGTATCAGGTATCGGAAGCACATAATGCAGGCCGTGCTGATGGTTCAAAAAGAGATGGCACTTCGCATTGGGGGGTCGCCCGGTTCGAAAAACTGGTCACCGATCGCTATTATGACGCAGTTAGCATTTGACGTGCGGCACTGTTTTGATGTTTCCCCTCGCCATTTCAACCCGCCGCCGAAAGTGATTTCATCGGTCATACGTCTGTCACCAAAGGAGCGGGGATTGTCCGTACCCTATGAACAGTTCGATCGCGTACTGCGCACTGCCTTCAAGCAACGGCGAAAACTTCTTGCCAATAACATGGTGCCTGAGCTGGTCGCCACCAATGGGGAGGCGCAGTCGATTTTGGAGCGATTGAATCTGCCGCCTAACGTTCGGGCCGAGCAGATGAGTGTCGACCAGTTTGAGCACCTGACGCAATATCTGAACCTTAAAGACAAAACGATGGTGTAGCGACAGGATGACCGAACAAGTGACTCGGCATATCGAATTGATGGTGCCGGTAGATGCGCGATGGGAACGACTGGACAAATACCTGGCCGTCGTTGCCGAACTCGGACTGTCCCGCACGAGGGCCCAGATGTTGATTGGCAATGGGCAGGTGAAGGTCGACGGAGAGGTCGTGCGGTCGAATCATCGGGTCAAGCCGGGGCAGAAAATCGAGGCCGTTATTCCACCGCTACCGGAACTCGACTGGAGCCCGGAGGATATTCCGTTTGATGTAGTTTATGAGGACCCGTACCTAGCGGTGGTCAACAAGCCGGCCGGGCTGGTGACCCATCCGGCCAAAGGGAATTACAGCCATACGCTGGTAAACGGGCTGGTACATCGGTTTGGAAGGCTCCCATCGCTGGCGGAGGGGGGGCGGCCTGGAGTGATTCACCGTCTCGACAAACAGACCTCCGGTTTGTTGCTTGTTGCCAAAGAGGAGAAAGTCATGTACCAGCTTCAGCGGATGTTGGAGCAGAGGCAGATCAAGCGAAGCTATGTCGCGTTGGTGTGCGGCCATTTGGTAGAGGATTCGGGCACGATAGAACTCCCCATTGGCCGCTCGGCCACTGAACGAACGAAGATGGCAGTGACGCATGAGAACAGCCGCCCGGCGATTACGCATTACACCCAGCGCGAGCGTTTCCGTTCGTACGATCTGCTCGATGTCAGTCTTGAGACCGGTCGGACACACCAGATCCGAGTACATTTCTCTCATCTTGGGCATCCGGTGTTCGGGGATCCCGAATATGGCGGAAGAGAGACGTGGGTTCAGGGGATGTTCGCGCCTGAACGACCGTTGGCGAAGCGGATGCTTGCGCTCATTGGACGACAGGCACTGCACGCCCGACGGCTTGAGCTGGTACATCCGGTCACAAACACGCCGCTCGTGTGCGAGGTTGACCCGCCCGACGACTTCAAGGCGGTGCTGGCGCTCCTTGAGAACGAAGGGCGTTAGTGTTCGATCACGTTTGATGGCACAATCCGGTTGGAATACAGTAGGTCGGTAGCGAGCTGGTAGTAAGCCTGAGTTTTGATTCTGATGGAATCCGCAAAGGCCTGATAGGTACGCGATAGGTCAGTACGGAAATTCCTCGAGCGATAGTTGTATATGATCGGCGGACGGCTATCCGGCCCCATAACTGCGATGTAGTCCCTCTCGATCCATCCAAGATTCTCACCCGATATCCAGAACGCGAATCCATCGCTGCTATCCAGCGACAACAGATTTCGCCCCATGTCCGCGCGGTAGGGGAGACGTAGCATGGCGGCAAGGGTGGCCGGGATGTCGGTCTGTGACCCGATTACTGTCTTTACTCCCGCAGGGA
Protein-coding sequences here:
- the ricT gene encoding regulatory iron-sulfur-containing complex subunit RicT, which gives rise to MAELYLVEFKGSRKEYFYNSYHHALKAQEHVIVQADQGEDIGVLMKRIDAHIDFADAARPRSILRPAGREDRLHLDDLRKKEAQYKKEILVLIRKHGLVMKVVDCECQFDGNKITFFFTAEHRVDFRALVRDLASRYRTRIELRQIGVRDEARRLDGYGICGRRQCCNTFIRDFAPISTAHAREQDLSLNPSKISGNCGRLLCCLRYEVDMYSSAKRAFPAVGMMVVTKQGPGILQRVDIFQQEAILMAEDGSVFRAKAADILSAFKPQAGETAAVKPAPSAITEDETAAGTTQDELSKLDEPESLQP
- the metG gene encoding methionine--tRNA ligase; translation: MPRPFYITTPIYYVNDKPHIGHAYTTIAADMIARFHRMAGREAFFLTGTDEHGTKVAEAAREVGLSEQEFCDRTVETFKSAWKNLGIKYDYFIRTTSERHKVAVSKFLDAMRGAKTEDGRAVVYSGYYEGLYCTGCEKFLTEKELVDGLCPYHRRPPEKLREKNYFFRLTAFAERIKAKVESGDLNILPEERRREVLGLIGQDLPDFSLSRERVKWGIPLSFDKSQVAYVWVDALSNYISAIGYGDDEATFDKWWNEAEVVHLMAKDILKFHCLYWPAMLMAAGVKLPDAIFLHGFFTVDGEKMSKSLGNMIDPNDMVAQFGPDGTRYLLLTQYPFGIDGDVQAKRFVSQYNSDLANDLGNLASRVGKMIMTNFGGKLPAPSRDIDGLDQLMLLADQAPTSAYGHIKHFRLTNAIADAMNLVKAANKFFNDTAPWTLSKNGQSERQGGILYACAEVIRIVSIMLYPVMPKKMRELRTAYGLTDATLSLDNARQFFVLEPGTPVQVEQAVFPRLNAPDASVPQPKQAAAASVPAASEPGLLDITDFAKADLRVATVLAAERVTGANKLLRLQIDLGSEKRQIVAGVAEYYAPEKMVGRKIVVVTNLKPAVIRGVESRGMLLAAKAGANLFLLTPDGDLPPGAKVS
- a CDS encoding TatD family hydrolase, coding for MIDSHCHLDSSKFGGRDDELVREANQVGVHTIVNIGADLPSSRTSVELADRFPSVYAAVGIHPHDATTCSDSAISELEQLAATRKVVAVGEIGLDYYRDLSPRPVQKRAFQMQLELAVALHKPVVVHTREAFAETVEIIGHYAARLPGAVFHCFPGDIQDAQRVFDLGFVISVGGVITYKNSRMAKVAAEVPLDKIMLETDAPYLTPEPYRGEINKPAYVRLVCEKLAQLRGSSIAEVEKITDRTSQKLYRLVDLFGE
- the rsmA gene encoding 16S rRNA (adenine(1518)-N(6)/adenine(1519)-N(6))-dimethyltransferase RsmA, with the protein product MSPYRAKKRFGQHFLKSDKVVASILETLTPKPGDTVVEIGPGRGTLTVPLAKLGANVIAVEFDRELVPYLKKLVMGADNIEIIHSDFLKFDPLQRGLTKFHLLGNIPYNITSSVIDWCIRYRKHIMQAVLMVQKEMALRIGGSPGSKNWSPIAIMTQLAFDVRHCFDVSPRHFNPPPKVISSVIRLSPKERGLSVPYEQFDRVLRTAFKQRRKLLANNMVPELVATNGEAQSILERLNLPPNVRAEQMSVDQFEHLTQYLNLKDKTMV
- a CDS encoding RluA family pseudouridine synthase codes for the protein MTEQVTRHIELMVPVDARWERLDKYLAVVAELGLSRTRAQMLIGNGQVKVDGEVVRSNHRVKPGQKIEAVIPPLPELDWSPEDIPFDVVYEDPYLAVVNKPAGLVTHPAKGNYSHTLVNGLVHRFGRLPSLAEGGRPGVIHRLDKQTSGLLLVAKEEKVMYQLQRMLEQRQIKRSYVALVCGHLVEDSGTIELPIGRSATERTKMAVTHENSRPAITHYTQRERFRSYDLLDVSLETGRTHQIRVHFSHLGHPVFGDPEYGGRETWVQGMFAPERPLAKRMLALIGRQALHARRLELVHPVTNTPLVCEVDPPDDFKAVLALLENEGR